A region of Thermovibrio ammonificans HB-1 DNA encodes the following proteins:
- a CDS encoding alpha-amylase/4-alpha-glucanotransferase domain-containing protein, with translation MGKLLFGVHNHQPVDNFREVVDSAVERAYRPFIEAAAKVERFKFALHFSGWLFEQVKLRHRELFELIRKLVERGQVELVTGGFYEPVLASIPGDYRKAQVEKMNAFLKENFGVEPKGLWLTERVWDDSIVKDLTELGVEWTAVDDYHFIAAGFEREELHGYYLTESEGRVLKLFPIDKRLRYLVPFKPVDEVSGYLKGAKGLRTLFDDGEKFGVWPGTYSWVYEKGWLRSFLELVEAGEVETLHFSQAAEEKASGIAYLPSVSYYEMGEWSLPAERFKELQEAKELLEREMGPGTPEKLLRGGIWKSFFVKYPESNYMHKRMLKLCSLGVKSGRFTENLLKSQCNDVFWHGVFGGIYLPVLRDNFWRYTVEATKEAAEAGRLKLPLIEDFNLDGLEEALIRGEELLVGVGSLAGAVVELSLLNPPFNVQAVVSRHTEGYHIYSRQRKKENEGISTIHELEATFKAEDVPRDWHRKDSFICHFCPNPVTEEELLFERFREVGDFANQPFELKLLGSSVTAERRGALYLEEGVFKTVVRKSFTPTGRGLLYRQEIESDFKGKLYHLLELNLHFTEIPRLGRKGGTVTLEDKNLGKRIKLSLSVPFELLLTPLETFHQSERGLERTLQGVTLGFLIPFRGSLKTTVNLEVENV, from the coding sequence ATGGGAAAGCTTCTCTTCGGGGTTCACAACCACCAGCCGGTTGACAACTTCAGGGAGGTTGTAGACTCCGCCGTAGAGAGGGCCTACAGGCCCTTCATAGAGGCGGCTGCCAAGGTTGAGCGGTTCAAGTTCGCCCTCCACTTCAGCGGCTGGCTCTTCGAGCAGGTAAAGCTACGACACCGGGAGCTTTTTGAGCTCATTCGGAAGCTGGTTGAGAGGGGCCAGGTTGAGCTCGTAACGGGAGGTTTCTACGAGCCGGTGCTGGCCTCAATCCCCGGCGACTACAGGAAGGCCCAGGTTGAGAAGATGAACGCCTTCTTGAAGGAGAACTTCGGGGTAGAGCCGAAAGGGCTCTGGCTGACAGAGAGGGTGTGGGACGACTCAATAGTTAAAGACCTTACAGAGCTCGGGGTGGAGTGGACGGCGGTAGACGACTACCACTTTATAGCCGCAGGCTTTGAGAGGGAGGAGCTTCACGGCTACTACCTAACGGAGAGCGAAGGGAGGGTTTTGAAGCTCTTTCCGATAGATAAAAGGCTCCGCTACCTGGTTCCCTTTAAACCGGTTGACGAGGTTTCGGGATACCTAAAAGGGGCAAAAGGCTTAAGAACCCTCTTCGACGACGGGGAGAAGTTCGGTGTTTGGCCGGGAACCTACAGCTGGGTTTACGAAAAGGGGTGGCTCCGGAGCTTCTTAGAGCTTGTAGAGGCGGGGGAGGTTGAAACCCTGCACTTCAGCCAGGCGGCAGAGGAGAAGGCCAGCGGAATAGCCTACCTGCCGTCGGTCTCCTACTACGAAATGGGGGAGTGGAGCCTTCCGGCCGAAAGGTTCAAGGAGCTCCAGGAGGCAAAGGAACTCCTCGAGAGGGAGATGGGCCCCGGAACCCCCGAGAAGCTCCTGAGGGGAGGCATCTGGAAGAGCTTCTTCGTTAAGTACCCCGAGAGCAACTACATGCACAAGAGGATGCTGAAGCTCTGCTCTCTGGGGGTAAAGAGCGGCAGGTTCACCGAGAACCTGCTCAAATCCCAGTGTAACGACGTGTTCTGGCACGGAGTGTTCGGCGGCATATACCTGCCGGTCCTGAGGGACAACTTCTGGCGCTACACGGTTGAGGCCACCAAGGAGGCCGCTGAGGCGGGCCGCCTGAAGCTCCCCCTAATTGAGGACTTTAACCTCGACGGCCTCGAAGAGGCCCTGATTAGGGGGGAGGAGCTCCTCGTGGGAGTAGGCTCCCTGGCGGGGGCGGTAGTTGAGCTATCTCTTCTCAACCCGCCCTTTAACGTACAGGCCGTTGTAAGCCGCCACACGGAAGGCTACCACATCTACAGCAGGCAGCGGAAAAAAGAAAACGAGGGGATATCGACAATCCACGAACTGGAGGCGACCTTCAAGGCGGAAGACGTTCCGAGGGACTGGCACAGGAAGGACTCCTTCATCTGCCACTTCTGCCCGAACCCGGTTACGGAAGAGGAGCTCCTCTTTGAGCGCTTCCGTGAGGTGGGAGATTTCGCAAACCAGCCCTTTGAGCTGAAGCTACTGGGCAGCTCTGTTACAGCCGAGAGGAGGGGAGCCCTATACCTTGAGGAAGGGGTGTTCAAAACCGTAGTGAGGAAGAGCTTCACCCCCACCGGCAGGGGCCTCCTCTACCGGCAGGAGATTGAGAGCGACTTTAAGGGGAAGCTCTACCACCTTCTGGAGCTCAACCTCCACTTTACGGAAATCCCGCGCCTCGGGCGCAAAGGAGGAACGGTAACCCTGGAAGATAAAAACCTGGGCAAGAGGATAAAGCTCTCGCTCTCTGTGCCCTTCGAGCTTCTGCTCACTCCCCTTGAAACCTTCCACCAGAGCGAGAGGGGACTTGAGAGAACCCTGCAGGGCGTAACTTTGGGCTTCCTAATACCCTTTCGGGGAAGCCTTAAAACAACAGTTAACCTCGAGGTAGAAAATGTCTGA
- the galT gene encoding galactose-1-phosphate uridylyltransferase, producing MSEFRYNYLWDTWVIIAPERERRPHDYPPHTYGPQSPPEKCPFEPGKENLAPHEIFAVREPGTAPDTPGWKIRVVPNKYPALRIENPPLPEGRCLYDTVGGFGAHEIVVDTPDHYKHPHNFSVEEMKLLLYVYRERMKSLYGDYRIRYVLVFKNYGREAGASLSHSHSQIIATPQVPKLIDTVVSQSRKYFTEKGRCYLCDEVKFELNEMKRVVYENEEFLVYCPFYSIFPFQMRITPKKHGHDFAKLSDQELYLLADALRLALRKLHKTLVNPPYNFFIHTAPPPREEPRRPHYYTGIERFFHWYLEILPRVSVPAGFEWGSGYYINPTTPESAAKFLREVVL from the coding sequence ATGTCTGAGTTCCGCTACAACTACCTGTGGGATACCTGGGTAATCATAGCCCCGGAGAGGGAGCGAAGGCCCCACGACTACCCTCCCCACACCTACGGGCCCCAGAGCCCGCCGGAGAAGTGCCCGTTTGAGCCGGGAAAGGAGAACCTTGCACCCCACGAGATATTTGCAGTAAGGGAACCCGGCACAGCACCCGACACGCCGGGGTGGAAGATAAGGGTGGTGCCGAACAAGTACCCGGCCCTGAGAATAGAGAACCCTCCGCTACCCGAGGGCAGGTGCCTCTACGACACGGTGGGGGGCTTCGGGGCCCACGAGATAGTGGTGGACACCCCCGACCACTACAAGCACCCCCACAACTTCTCGGTAGAGGAGATGAAGCTCCTCCTCTACGTTTACAGGGAGAGAATGAAGAGCCTCTACGGGGATTACAGAATCAGGTACGTCCTGGTGTTCAAAAACTACGGGCGGGAGGCGGGAGCCTCCCTGAGCCACTCCCACTCCCAGATAATAGCAACGCCCCAGGTACCCAAGCTGATTGACACCGTAGTCAGCCAGAGCAGGAAGTACTTCACAGAGAAGGGCAGGTGTTACCTGTGCGACGAAGTGAAGTTCGAGCTCAACGAGATGAAGAGGGTCGTTTACGAAAACGAGGAGTTCCTGGTTTACTGCCCCTTCTACTCCATCTTCCCGTTTCAGATGAGGATAACGCCGAAAAAACACGGGCACGACTTCGCCAAGCTCTCCGACCAGGAACTCTACCTGCTCGCAGACGCCTTAAGGCTCGCCCTGCGGAAGCTCCACAAAACCCTCGTTAACCCTCCCTACAACTTCTTCATCCACACCGCCCCTCCCCCCAGGGAGGAGCCCAGAAGGCCCCACTACTACACCGGGATAGAGCGGTTCTTCCACTGGTACCTCGAGATTCTGCCCCGGGTTTCGGTACCCGCAGGCTTCGAGTGGGGAAGCGGCTACTACATAAACCCAACAACCCCCGAAAGCGCCGCTAAGTTTCTGAGAGAGGTTGTGCTATGA
- the glgA gene encoding glycogen synthase GlgA — translation MRVLFVSSEIYPFAKTGGLADVSYSLPKALSQVGVQVSTVMPLYKCVNTEKHRIKPTGESVEVEIGAGKFTFELYRCGNQVTHYFLKNDRLFGREFLYGTPYGDYPDNDVRFGSFCWAVAQLVKRGSLRCDVIHTNDWQAALIPVLAKEKLKLPVKTLQTIHNIAYQGIFPKEAIERLSLGWELFHMEALEFWGKVNFLKGGIVFGDAVNTVSPTYAKEITTPEFGYGLDGVLRKYSYKLFGILNGIDYDVWNPETDPHLYVNYTEASVKRKEENKELFLEETGLKGKEKPLFVFIGRFAKQKGVDLILRASARLAQMPANFAILGFGDEAYNEAFQKLNELENFFVKVAFDEPLSRKMYGSADFLLMPSLYEPCGLNQMIAMRYGTLVVARKTGGLADTVVDISEPGGYGILFEPFTPEAFTEAVERGVKLYWNSRERFYSLRRAVMELDFSWNASALKYTRLYENLLEGKLN, via the coding sequence ATGAGAGTCCTCTTTGTATCCAGCGAAATATACCCGTTTGCGAAAACGGGCGGTCTGGCCGACGTTTCCTACTCACTGCCGAAAGCCCTGAGCCAGGTAGGGGTTCAGGTCTCAACGGTGATGCCCCTCTACAAGTGTGTAAACACCGAAAAACACCGCATAAAGCCCACCGGAGAGAGCGTAGAGGTGGAAATAGGAGCCGGGAAGTTCACCTTCGAGCTCTACAGGTGCGGTAACCAGGTAACCCACTACTTCCTAAAGAACGACCGGCTGTTCGGCAGGGAGTTCCTCTACGGCACTCCCTACGGAGACTACCCCGACAACGACGTCAGGTTCGGGAGCTTCTGCTGGGCCGTTGCACAGCTCGTGAAAAGGGGGAGCTTACGGTGCGACGTTATCCACACAAACGACTGGCAGGCGGCCCTGATTCCGGTCCTGGCCAAGGAGAAGCTGAAGCTGCCGGTTAAAACCCTGCAGACCATACACAACATAGCCTACCAGGGAATATTCCCCAAGGAGGCGATAGAGCGGCTGAGCTTAGGCTGGGAGCTCTTCCACATGGAGGCTTTGGAGTTCTGGGGCAAGGTAAACTTCCTCAAGGGGGGAATCGTCTTCGGCGACGCAGTAAACACCGTCAGCCCCACCTACGCAAAGGAGATAACAACCCCGGAGTTTGGCTACGGCCTCGACGGCGTCCTCAGAAAGTACAGCTACAAGCTGTTCGGGATACTCAACGGGATAGACTACGACGTGTGGAACCCCGAAACGGACCCCCACCTGTACGTAAACTACACCGAGGCCTCGGTTAAGAGAAAAGAGGAGAACAAAGAGCTCTTCCTCGAAGAAACGGGGCTTAAGGGAAAGGAGAAGCCGCTCTTTGTATTCATCGGGAGGTTCGCAAAACAGAAAGGGGTAGACCTGATACTCCGGGCATCGGCCCGGCTGGCACAGATGCCTGCAAACTTTGCAATTCTCGGCTTCGGAGACGAAGCCTACAACGAAGCCTTCCAAAAGCTAAACGAGCTTGAAAACTTCTTCGTTAAAGTTGCATTCGACGAGCCCCTGAGCAGGAAGATGTACGGCTCTGCCGACTTCCTACTGATGCCCTCCCTATACGAGCCGTGCGGGCTCAACCAGATGATAGCCATGCGCTACGGCACCTTGGTAGTTGCCAGAAAAACCGGAGGGCTCGCAGACACGGTTGTGGACATCTCAGAGCCGGGAGGTTACGGGATTCTGTTTGAGCCTTTCACCCCCGAAGCCTTTACCGAGGCCGTTGAGAGGGGGGTGAAGCTCTACTGGAACAGCCGGGAACGGTTCTACAGCCTAAGGAGGGCAGTTATGGAGCTTGACTTCTCCTGGAATGCCTCGGCTCTAAAGTACACCCGCCTTTACGAGAACCTCCTGGAGGGGAAACTCAATTAG
- a CDS encoding Rho termination factor N-terminal domain-containing protein encodes MKIALTEEELKKLTKRELYEIAKKLKIRGRGRMRKAQLLEAVKRELLIAKEMVAPPPPASRIEEAEPPPLQEEREELPLPESYPVSFLGLIPVNPKLLFIYWNAGGRRGTLKLIVEGRDFKELQVEPGQRELFLELEEELPFKRVKAVLITEEEALTSNEVVMPAREVVIGEEAAAELTELITKQKPELQRGGPYGEGR; translated from the coding sequence ATGAAAATAGCCCTAACAGAAGAGGAGCTTAAAAAACTCACAAAGAGGGAGCTTTACGAGATTGCAAAAAAACTCAAGATACGGGGCAGGGGTAGGATGCGGAAGGCCCAGCTCCTTGAAGCGGTTAAAAGGGAGCTCCTTATCGCCAAGGAGATGGTGGCACCTCCGCCCCCCGCAAGCAGAATCGAGGAGGCCGAACCGCCCCCACTCCAAGAGGAAAGAGAGGAACTGCCCCTGCCCGAAAGCTACCCGGTCTCCTTCCTGGGGCTGATACCGGTTAACCCGAAGCTCCTTTTTATCTACTGGAACGCCGGGGGAAGAAGGGGAACCCTGAAGCTGATTGTAGAGGGAAGGGACTTTAAAGAGCTTCAAGTGGAACCCGGCCAAAGGGAGCTCTTCTTAGAGCTGGAAGAGGAGCTTCCCTTCAAAAGGGTAAAGGCCGTTCTGATAACAGAAGAAGAAGCCCTCACCTCAAACGAAGTTGTAATGCCGGCCAGGGAGGTGGTTATAGGAGAAGAGGCGGCAGCGGAGCTCACAGAGCTCATCACAAAACAGAAGCCAGAACTCCAAAGGGGCGGCCCCTACGGAGAGGGAAGATGA
- a CDS encoding glycoside hydrolase family 57 protein: MKGYFLLFLHHHLPFVKHPEFSYFQEEHWLFEAIAEVYVPLIKTVRKLKEEETEVKLGLSLTPPLCEMLADPTLQGKLRQFLDRSLELAEKEIKRTEKEPEFNRLAKMYREHFLSVKEELERLNWNVLNGYRELVEKGAVEIATCGATHGLLPALQPVPESVRTQIKVAVKNYLKHFRRRPEGIWLPECGYYPGLEEELLKHGIRYFFLDTHGLLYSRPFPKFGVYSAVKTPAGGYCFGRDPESSKQVWSSKEGYPGDPWYRDFYRDIGFDLPLEYVKPYINPDGHRTYTGFKYYRITGNVDLGRKEVYIPEKAAERARVHAAHYHFCRAKQAEYLENVMGRPPLIVAPFDAELFGHWWFEGPLFLYHLFKNFSRYRVIRPVTPSGYLNENGELPVSQPATSSWGDKGYFDVWVNGRNGWIYYHLTAMALTLNRLRGLPRTPLNTRLLNQMLRELLLAQSSDWPFLITTQTAKEYAERRLKEHIYNFSKLKQMLDSQKPQESFLRKLEEKNSIFQELNFWEDWG; the protein is encoded by the coding sequence ATGAAAGGCTACTTCCTGCTTTTCCTCCACCACCACCTCCCCTTTGTAAAACACCCCGAGTTCAGCTACTTCCAGGAGGAGCACTGGCTCTTTGAGGCGATAGCAGAAGTTTACGTTCCCCTGATAAAAACCGTAAGGAAGCTAAAAGAAGAGGAAACCGAGGTAAAACTGGGCTTATCCCTAACACCTCCCCTGTGTGAGATGCTCGCCGATCCTACACTGCAGGGGAAGCTCCGGCAGTTCCTCGATAGGTCCCTCGAGCTTGCAGAGAAAGAGATAAAGAGAACGGAAAAAGAGCCCGAGTTCAACAGACTGGCAAAGATGTACAGAGAGCACTTCCTATCGGTAAAGGAGGAGCTCGAAAGGCTAAACTGGAACGTTCTAAACGGCTACAGGGAACTCGTAGAAAAAGGAGCTGTTGAAATAGCCACCTGCGGAGCAACCCACGGCCTGCTGCCGGCCCTACAGCCCGTACCCGAAAGCGTACGGACCCAGATAAAAGTAGCGGTCAAAAACTACCTAAAACACTTCCGACGCCGACCCGAAGGCATATGGCTTCCCGAGTGCGGCTACTATCCGGGGCTCGAGGAGGAGCTGCTTAAACACGGGATTCGCTACTTCTTCCTCGATACCCACGGACTACTCTACAGCAGGCCCTTCCCGAAATTCGGAGTCTACTCGGCGGTAAAGACCCCAGCCGGAGGCTACTGCTTCGGCCGAGACCCCGAATCCTCCAAACAGGTCTGGAGCTCAAAAGAAGGGTACCCTGGAGACCCCTGGTACAGGGATTTCTACCGGGACATTGGGTTCGACCTTCCTCTGGAATATGTAAAACCCTACATAAACCCCGACGGCCACAGAACCTACACCGGCTTCAAGTACTACCGGATAACCGGGAACGTAGACCTGGGCCGGAAAGAGGTTTACATACCGGAAAAGGCGGCAGAGCGGGCGAGAGTACACGCCGCCCACTACCACTTCTGCAGGGCCAAACAGGCAGAGTACTTAGAAAACGTTATGGGAAGACCTCCGCTGATAGTGGCTCCGTTCGACGCAGAACTCTTCGGCCACTGGTGGTTCGAAGGTCCCCTGTTCCTCTACCACCTGTTTAAAAACTTCTCCCGCTACCGGGTAATCAGACCGGTAACGCCCAGCGGCTACCTGAACGAAAACGGAGAGCTCCCCGTCAGCCAGCCTGCAACCTCATCCTGGGGCGACAAAGGCTACTTCGACGTATGGGTAAACGGCAGGAACGGCTGGATTTACTACCACCTAACCGCCATGGCACTCACACTAAACCGGCTCAGAGGGCTACCGAGAACCCCCCTTAACACCCGGCTCCTCAATCAGATGTTGAGAGAACTTCTACTGGCTCAAAGCTCCGACTGGCCCTTCCTCATAACAACCCAAACGGCAAAAGAGTACGCAGAGAGGAGGCTCAAGGAACACATCTATAACTTCTCAAAACTCAAACAGATGTTAGACTCTCAGAAGCCACAGGAGAGCTTCCTCAGGAAGCTGGAGGAGAAAAACTCCATATTCCAGGAGCTCAACTTCTGGGAGGACTGGGGTTGA
- a CDS encoding ROK family protein, giving the protein MKLGVDVGGTFIKLYNGKNREKVKTPRSAEELVELIAGRAEELSAKGVCIAVAGLVNGETGEVTESPNLPFLNGLNLKEEVEKRLTGTAVRVVNDATAAAYGEFKRGSGRGSRLFLCLTLGTGLGGGAVINGEPLIGVSGSAMEVGHTTVCVNGWPCHCGRRGCLEAYASSYGLKRLYYINTEEDLPPHAILELAKSGDEKALKAIKALAFYLGVGITNLVHTFNPDTVALAGGTVVQFPKLIKLVEEEVKRRAFKLPGKALKVVGAELGEFSGAVGAYELAP; this is encoded by the coding sequence TTGAAACTGGGAGTAGACGTAGGAGGAACCTTCATAAAACTCTACAACGGGAAAAACAGAGAGAAGGTAAAAACCCCCCGCTCCGCAGAGGAACTGGTAGAGCTGATAGCCGGCAGAGCAGAGGAGCTATCGGCAAAAGGGGTGTGCATAGCCGTTGCGGGCCTTGTAAACGGAGAGACCGGAGAGGTTACAGAGTCGCCGAACCTGCCATTCCTCAACGGTTTAAACCTGAAAGAGGAAGTAGAGAAAAGGCTCACAGGCACAGCCGTCAGAGTGGTAAACGACGCCACGGCAGCCGCCTACGGCGAGTTTAAAAGGGGAAGCGGCCGCGGCAGCAGGCTCTTCCTCTGCCTAACGCTGGGAACCGGCTTAGGGGGCGGGGCGGTAATTAACGGAGAGCCCCTCATAGGGGTTTCGGGCAGTGCCATGGAGGTCGGCCACACAACCGTATGCGTAAACGGCTGGCCCTGCCACTGCGGCAGGAGAGGGTGCCTGGAAGCCTACGCCTCATCCTACGGCTTAAAGCGGCTCTACTACATAAACACCGAGGAAGACCTGCCTCCGCACGCAATTTTAGAGCTGGCAAAGAGCGGAGACGAAAAGGCCTTAAAGGCGATAAAAGCCCTTGCCTTCTACTTGGGAGTTGGCATCACCAACCTTGTCCACACCTTCAACCCCGACACCGTGGCCCTGGCCGGCGGAACGGTTGTCCAGTTCCCGAAGCTGATTAAGCTGGTAGAGGAAGAGGTTAAGAGAAGGGCCTTCAAACTTCCCGGCAAAGCCCTGAAGGTGGTGGGAGCAGAGCTGGGAGAGTTCAGCGGGGCAGTGGGAGCCTACGAGCTGGCTCCCTAA
- the fabD gene encoding ACP S-malonyltransferase yields MAIAFIFPGQGSQYSGMGKELYEAFPEAREVFEEASEGAKVDIRKLCFEAPEEELTLTYNAQPAIFTVSMAVLRVLEKAGFKKPDVVAGHSLGEFSAAGAAGVFSVGNGALLVRKRGEFMQSAVPAGVGGMTAVIGLPAEAVEEIINKVKSGFVQVANYNSPEQTVISGEIKALQEAEEMLKQAGAKRVVRLAVSAPFHSKLMEPAAERLKELMEELPFHKANPPILNNVDVKLIKEPEEIKDSFYRQVFSPVRWVEDVLKMAQMGVDTFYEIGPKNVLKGLIRRIDRKLKVVNVEKPQDIEKLFG; encoded by the coding sequence ATGGCTATTGCCTTCATCTTTCCCGGTCAAGGTTCCCAGTACAGCGGAATGGGAAAGGAGCTCTACGAAGCCTTCCCCGAAGCGAGAGAGGTTTTCGAGGAAGCTTCGGAAGGGGCAAAAGTGGACATAAGGAAACTCTGCTTCGAAGCTCCCGAAGAGGAGCTGACACTCACCTACAACGCACAGCCGGCAATATTCACGGTAAGCATGGCCGTTTTAAGGGTCCTTGAAAAGGCGGGCTTTAAAAAACCCGACGTTGTTGCCGGCCACTCACTGGGAGAGTTCTCGGCCGCAGGCGCCGCAGGGGTATTCTCGGTAGGAAACGGCGCACTTTTGGTGAGGAAACGGGGAGAGTTTATGCAGAGTGCCGTTCCGGCCGGCGTAGGCGGAATGACCGCCGTAATAGGGCTGCCCGCCGAGGCGGTGGAAGAGATTATCAACAAGGTGAAAAGCGGCTTCGTGCAGGTTGCCAACTACAACAGCCCGGAGCAGACGGTTATATCAGGGGAAATCAAGGCCCTTCAAGAGGCAGAGGAGATGCTTAAACAGGCCGGCGCAAAAAGGGTGGTAAGGCTGGCAGTTTCGGCGCCGTTCCACTCAAAGCTCATGGAGCCGGCGGCGGAAAGGCTAAAGGAACTAATGGAAGAGCTTCCCTTCCACAAAGCCAACCCCCCCATACTCAACAACGTTGACGTTAAGCTAATAAAAGAGCCAGAAGAGATAAAAGACTCCTTCTACAGACAGGTCTTCTCTCCCGTAAGGTGGGTAGAAGACGTCCTCAAAATGGCCCAAATGGGAGTAGACACTTTCTACGAAATCGGCCCGAAGAACGTCCTTAAAGGGCTCATCAGAAGAATAGACAGAAAGCTGAAAGTGGTAAACGTAGAGAAACCCCAGGACATAGAAAAACTCTTCGGGTAG
- a CDS encoding adenosylcobalamin-dependent ribonucleoside-diphosphate reductase yields the protein MVKLSETAIEILKARYLRPGETPQELFERVARAVSEAELLYGPASQAARWEEEFLKVMENLEFLPNSPTLMNAGTPLGQLAACFVLPVEDSIEEIFASVSLMAKIQKTGGGTGFSFSRLRPKGDTVKSTNGKASGPVSFMKVFNCATDAIKQGGKRRGANMGVLSVNHPDVKEFITCKTDGKSFQNFNISVACTDDFFQKALKGGEIELINPRDGKVWSRVKADELLDLIAESAWKTGDPGILYIDEINRHNPTPALGRIEATNPCGEVPLLPYEECNLGSINLSKIVEKGRINWEKLERLVKVAVRFLDCVIDVNRYPHPEIEKMAKGNRKIGLGVMGWAELLIELEIPYDSEEAVELAERLMGFINRKAFEASAELAKQKGSFPNIDKSVYRGKTLRNATRTSIAPTGTISMIAGTTPSIEPLFAVGYVKRVLGGRRVPFIEPLLMKKVKELSLQQLKEILESGTLQRAEGIPEKIKRIFKTAHEIAPEWHLKIQAAFQKHTDNAVSKTVNLPKSATPEDIKEIFITGYKLKLKGVTVFREGSKEGVVEFKVDQELLSELLKCSCT from the coding sequence GTGGTAAAGCTATCGGAGACCGCAATCGAAATACTAAAGGCCAGATACCTAAGGCCGGGAGAAACACCGCAGGAACTCTTTGAAAGGGTGGCAAGGGCCGTATCGGAGGCAGAGCTCCTCTACGGCCCCGCCTCTCAGGCGGCAAGGTGGGAGGAGGAGTTCCTGAAAGTTATGGAAAACCTTGAGTTCCTCCCCAACTCCCCAACCCTAATGAACGCAGGGACTCCGCTGGGGCAGCTGGCCGCCTGTTTTGTCCTTCCGGTAGAGGACTCAATAGAGGAGATTTTCGCCTCCGTCTCCCTCATGGCAAAAATCCAGAAAACGGGAGGCGGAACGGGTTTCTCCTTCTCCCGCCTGAGGCCCAAGGGAGATACTGTTAAGAGCACAAACGGTAAGGCCTCCGGCCCCGTATCCTTTATGAAGGTTTTCAACTGCGCAACCGACGCCATAAAGCAGGGAGGGAAGCGCAGAGGGGCCAACATGGGGGTCCTCTCTGTAAACCACCCCGACGTAAAGGAGTTTATAACCTGCAAAACCGATGGCAAGAGCTTCCAAAACTTCAACATCTCCGTAGCCTGCACCGACGACTTCTTCCAGAAAGCCTTAAAGGGCGGTGAAATCGAGCTCATAAACCCCAGAGACGGCAAGGTGTGGAGCAGGGTAAAGGCAGACGAGCTCCTAGACCTGATTGCAGAGAGCGCCTGGAAAACCGGCGACCCCGGAATCCTCTACATAGACGAGATAAACCGCCACAACCCCACACCGGCCCTGGGGAGAATAGAGGCCACAAACCCGTGCGGCGAAGTCCCGCTCCTTCCCTACGAGGAGTGTAACCTCGGCTCAATAAACCTCTCCAAAATCGTAGAGAAGGGCCGGATAAACTGGGAGAAGCTCGAAAGGCTCGTAAAGGTTGCCGTCCGCTTCCTCGACTGCGTAATAGACGTAAACCGCTACCCCCACCCCGAAATAGAGAAAATGGCCAAAGGTAACAGGAAGATAGGCCTGGGAGTTATGGGGTGGGCAGAGCTCCTCATAGAGCTGGAGATACCCTACGACTCAGAGGAAGCCGTAGAGCTGGCAGAGAGGCTTATGGGGTTCATAAACCGGAAGGCCTTTGAGGCGTCGGCGGAGCTCGCAAAGCAGAAAGGGAGCTTCCCCAACATAGACAAGAGCGTTTACAGGGGAAAAACCCTACGAAACGCCACGAGAACGAGCATAGCACCAACCGGGACGATAAGCATGATAGCGGGAACAACTCCCAGCATAGAGCCCCTGTTTGCCGTAGGCTACGTAAAGAGAGTGCTGGGAGGCAGGAGAGTCCCCTTCATAGAGCCCCTGCTTATGAAAAAGGTAAAAGAGCTATCGCTGCAACAGCTTAAAGAGATTTTAGAGAGCGGAACGCTCCAAAGGGCAGAGGGAATCCCCGAGAAAATAAAGAGAATATTCAAAACCGCCCACGAAATAGCGCCCGAGTGGCACCTTAAAATCCAGGCCGCCTTCCAGAAACACACCGACAACGCCGTTTCAAAAACGGTAAACCTACCCAAAAGCGCAACTCCTGAGGATATAAAAGAGATTTTCATAACCGGCTACAAGCTGAAACTCAAGGGAGTTACGGTTTTCAGGGAGGGCTCAAAAGAGGGGGTTGTTGAGTTTAAAGTAGACCAAGAGCTTCTGTCGGAGCTTCTCAAGTGCAGCTGCACATAG